In Parabacteroides timonensis, the genomic stretch GAGATAACCACCTCCCAGGAAAGCTTCGTTCATATAATCAAACTGTGCAATCGGTGAAAGCAAGGTGAAATTACGGGTTTGCTCAAACTGCCGGAATTGTTGCAGGTAATAGGCGTCATTGAACTTTTTTGCGTTATTCATCAAGTTAGTCTGATTATTTGCACGTAACTCATGACGGGGATAGAATGGATTATTGCCACTGGATGACCAACTTCCCTCCGGAGCATTACGATTAATATCATCACTAGCTTCCCGGAGTTTTTGGTTTACATCTTCCGATGAAGGTATGCTGAACAGCTTTTTCGCCCAAAACACAGAAGTATTAGGAATAATAACTGCAGCAAACAACCAAAAACAGAGAGATATTAATAGACTGATATTTGAATAACGCGTTACGACCGATGAAAATAGACCGAATACCGCGAAAGTAGTAATAAACAACAGACTGATCAGTATAAACCCGGCGGTCTCCATCAAAAAGCTACCATTCAACTGTACTTGCCCGGAAACTGCCAGAATAAGCAGACTGATTATAATGCCAACCAGTTCCATCATCCCCACAACCGTAACAATACTCACCAGTTTACTACACAGAAATGTACGCCGGGGTACAGCATTTGAAAAGACCAGTGCCAACGTCCTCTCCTCTTTCTCTCCTGAGATTGCATCAAAAGCAAAAAGCAAAGTAATAAAACTCAGAAACATCGATACAATGAACGACCAACTCAGGCTCTCTCCACGGCTTAACAAAGGATTGTTGCTATCGTGACGTACCGAGTAATCAAACACATTGTAAGCGCTGTAACGGATTCGATTAGGTAAATAACTTTCTTTACAATCAGCAATTACACTGTTTTCACGCGGAGAAGTGACAAAGTTATTCCTTGTTGTTGCT encodes the following:
- a CDS encoding ABC transporter permease — encoded protein: MFTTLYIRELQNYLYSLRFQVSFVIVVLVFTLGSISFTSSFKDMHNNYAKYSKAQQESVAKQAENVSKVATTRNNFVTSPRENSVIADCKESYLPNRIRYSAYNVFDYSVRHDSNNPLLSRGESLSWSFIVSMFLSFITLLFAFDAISGEKEERTLALVFSNAVPRRTFLCSKLVSIVTVVGMMELVGIIISLLILAVSGQVQLNGSFLMETAGFILISLLFITTFAVFGLFSSVVTRYSNISLLISLCFWLFAAVIIPNTSVFWAKKLFSIPSSEDVNQKLREASDDINRNAPEGSWSSSGNNPFYPRHELRANNQTNLMNNAKKFNDAYYLQQFRQFEQTRNFTLLSPIAQFDYMNEAFLGGGYLRFQKNWNDLHIFQERFLQWFKDIDAKDSDSPHWYNPYEDYSTSKKPVAVDQIPQYQEQIASFGQRFEFIGGYLIAMIITIAVLFMACFYFFTRYDVR